A single genomic interval of Metasolibacillus fluoroglycofenilyticus harbors:
- the parC gene encoding DNA topoisomerase IV subunit A, whose protein sequence is MTTERFQDLPLEEVMGDRFGRYSKYIIQDRALPDARDGLKPVQRRILYAMFNEGNTHDKPFRKSAKTVGNVIGNFHPHGDSSVYDAMVRMSQDWKARHMLIEMHGNNGSVDGDPAAAMRYTEARLSKVAAEMLRDIGKRTVDFVPNFDDQDMEPTVLPARFPNLLVNGSTGISAGYATDIPPHNLQESLDAVLMRLDKPECTIDDLMTVIKGPDFPTGGIIQGVDGIKKAYETGKGKIIIRAASEIEAIKGNKEQIVITELPYDVNKANLIKKIDEQRSDKRLEGIADVRDESDRNGLRIVIEMKKDVQAQGILNYLLKSTDLQITYSFNMIAIHNRRPTLMTLPLMLDAYITHQKEIVSKRTAFDLEKAKDRLHIVEGLMKALSILDEVIQTIRSSADKRDAKMNLQQKFNFTEIQSEAIVSLQLYRLTNTDITELRAEQEELTQLIEKLTDILNDDKKLARVIKNELLDVRKRFAEPRRSVIQAEIEEIKLTLDVLVPSEEVVVTVTKDGYIKRTSLRSHSASNGLDFAMKESDYLLYEEILNTQHHLLLFTNKGNYIYQPIHELPDIRWKDLGQHISSIVPLDVEEFIIEVIGIESFQQEDVYVFTATKDGQIKRSALADYVVTRYSKPVKTMNLKNGDEMIYASLQKPGQEILLTSNTSYTIRFAAEELPITGVRTGGVKGIVLKDGECLAAANLLEGNQELVIVTQRGAIKRMAIHEVEIGNRAKRGVVILKELKANPHRIYAVLPVTSQDEILLETERGVQETIQVASLSRADRYSNGSLRIDTVGDGALVRATIIKKEAQ, encoded by the coding sequence ATGACAACAGAAAGATTTCAAGATTTACCTTTAGAAGAAGTAATGGGAGACCGCTTTGGTCGCTATTCAAAATATATCATTCAAGACCGCGCATTACCTGATGCACGCGACGGGTTGAAACCCGTACAGCGCCGTATTTTATATGCAATGTTTAATGAAGGCAATACACATGATAAACCATTCCGAAAATCAGCAAAAACGGTCGGGAATGTAATTGGTAACTTCCATCCGCATGGGGATTCCTCTGTTTATGATGCAATGGTTCGTATGAGTCAAGATTGGAAAGCTCGCCATATGCTCATTGAAATGCATGGTAATAACGGCTCTGTTGATGGTGACCCTGCTGCTGCGATGCGTTATACAGAGGCACGTTTATCAAAGGTGGCGGCTGAAATGCTGCGTGATATTGGTAAACGTACAGTAGATTTCGTCCCGAATTTTGATGATCAAGACATGGAGCCGACTGTTTTACCAGCGCGCTTCCCAAACTTGCTCGTAAATGGCTCTACAGGGATTTCAGCAGGTTACGCAACCGATATTCCACCGCATAACTTGCAGGAGTCGCTTGATGCGGTTTTAATGCGCTTAGACAAGCCTGAATGTACAATAGATGATTTAATGACGGTTATAAAAGGACCTGATTTCCCAACAGGTGGCATTATTCAAGGTGTAGATGGTATAAAAAAGGCATATGAAACAGGTAAAGGTAAAATTATTATTCGGGCAGCTTCTGAAATAGAGGCAATTAAGGGAAACAAAGAGCAAATTGTTATTACCGAGCTACCATACGATGTCAATAAAGCAAACTTAATAAAAAAAATAGATGAGCAGCGTTCTGATAAGCGTTTAGAAGGCATTGCCGATGTACGCGACGAATCAGACCGCAATGGTTTGCGCATCGTTATCGAAATGAAAAAAGATGTGCAAGCACAAGGTATTTTAAACTATTTATTAAAATCAACGGATTTACAAATTACGTATAGCTTTAATATGATTGCTATCCATAACAGACGTCCAACATTAATGACGCTACCGCTTATGCTTGATGCCTATATTACCCATCAAAAGGAAATTGTGAGTAAACGTACAGCCTTTGATTTGGAAAAAGCGAAAGACCGCCTACATATTGTGGAAGGCTTAATGAAGGCGTTGTCAATTTTAGATGAAGTCATTCAAACTATTCGTTCTTCAGCAGATAAGCGTGACGCAAAAATGAATTTACAGCAAAAATTCAATTTCACTGAGATACAATCAGAAGCAATCGTTAGCTTACAGCTATATCGTTTAACGAACACAGATATTACCGAGTTACGAGCAGAGCAAGAAGAGTTAACACAGCTTATTGAAAAACTGACAGATATTTTAAATGATGATAAAAAGCTAGCACGCGTTATTAAAAATGAGCTACTTGATGTACGTAAACGCTTTGCAGAGCCACGTCGCTCTGTTATCCAAGCAGAAATTGAGGAAATCAAGTTAACTTTGGATGTGCTTGTCCCAAGTGAGGAAGTGGTCGTAACTGTAACGAAGGATGGTTATATCAAGCGTACAAGCCTTCGCTCACACAGTGCATCCAATGGTCTGGATTTCGCAATGAAGGAATCCGATTATTTATTGTATGAAGAAATTTTAAATACACAGCACCATTTATTGTTGTTCACGAATAAGGGGAACTATATTTATCAGCCGATACATGAGCTGCCAGACATTCGTTGGAAGGACCTCGGTCAGCATATTTCAAGCATTGTACCGCTTGATGTAGAGGAATTTATTATTGAAGTAATTGGTATCGAGTCATTCCAACAAGAAGATGTATATGTATTTACAGCTACAAAAGACGGACAAATTAAGCGTTCAGCACTTGCTGATTATGTTGTCACACGTTATTCAAAGCCTGTAAAAACGATGAACTTAAAAAATGGTGATGAAATGATTTACGCATCGCTTCAAAAGCCTGGGCAGGAAATTTTATTAACGAGCAATACGAGCTACACAATTCGCTTTGCTGCGGAAGAGCTGCCGATTACTGGTGTGAGAACGGGCGGTGTAAAAGGGATTGTATTAAAGGATGGAGAATGCTTAGCGGCTGCAAATTTACTGGAAGGCAATCAAGAGCTCGTCATCGTGACACAGCGTGGCGCAATAAAGCGCATGGCCATTCACGAAGTAGAAATTGGCAATCGTGCAAAGCGTGGCGTTGTTATTTTAAAAGAGCTAAAAGCAAATCCACATCGTATTTATGCTGTCTTGCCTGTCACTTCACAGGACGAGATATTGCTTGAAACGGAACGCGGCGTCCAAGAAACAATTCAAGTAGCAAGCTTATCGCGAGCGGATCGTTACTCAAATGGGTCATTAAGAATTGACACAGTAGGCGACGGGGCTTTAGTAAGAGCGACAATCATAAAAAAAGAGGCGCAATAA
- a CDS encoding MFS transporter, producing the protein MWKNKNVWIVLIGEFVVGLGLWAGIIGNLAFMQDTVPSDFHKSLILAIGMIAGVAVGPLAGRLIDSTSKKKVLIIASAGRVVAVIFMFIALATNSVIWMLFFLISLQLAAAFYMPALQAVIPMIVKDKDLITLNGWHMNARTISRIIGTAAAGLMLSYLDVKWLYIASMVMYVVMLAITFTFDLQEQNKALQAKDKSKGSFKEVYPMLKEHPVVLMTLVLMVIPILFLGSFNLVIMKITEIHQSQSLSGMIYAVEGTAFMLGAVFIKHLTKIAKTGTILFLSVFIIGLMELMLFLSDIKLFALLTFALFGFTVGCFFPTTMTIFQRQVPKDYHGRFFSFRNMIDQVLFQVVLLSTGALLDLIGLQWMGITFGVFSLLLSSYFLIVIRNKKIEMAM; encoded by the coding sequence ATGTGGAAAAATAAAAATGTATGGATTGTGCTAATTGGCGAATTTGTCGTTGGCTTAGGCCTTTGGGCAGGAATTATCGGCAACTTAGCATTTATGCAGGACACAGTGCCCTCTGATTTTCATAAATCGCTCATATTAGCAATCGGTATGATTGCTGGCGTTGCAGTTGGTCCATTAGCAGGTCGTCTTATTGATTCAACTAGCAAAAAGAAAGTATTAATTATTGCGAGTGCAGGACGAGTTGTCGCTGTTATATTTATGTTTATTGCACTTGCTACAAACTCGGTCATATGGATGCTGTTCTTTTTAATTAGCTTGCAATTGGCAGCGGCATTTTATATGCCGGCATTACAAGCCGTGATACCGATGATAGTTAAGGATAAAGATTTAATTACCTTAAACGGCTGGCATATGAATGCACGCACAATATCAAGAATTATAGGAACGGCCGCTGCTGGTTTAATGTTAAGCTATTTAGACGTTAAATGGCTGTATATCGCCTCAATGGTTATGTATGTAGTTATGCTAGCCATTACGTTTACATTTGATTTACAGGAGCAGAACAAAGCCTTACAGGCGAAAGACAAGAGCAAGGGTAGCTTTAAAGAAGTATACCCGATGCTAAAGGAACATCCAGTTGTGTTAATGACACTTGTATTAATGGTTATTCCGATATTATTTTTAGGCTCCTTTAATTTGGTCATTATGAAAATTACAGAAATACACCAGTCGCAAAGTTTGTCAGGAATGATTTATGCAGTGGAAGGCACAGCTTTCATGCTAGGTGCTGTATTTATTAAACATTTAACAAAAATCGCGAAAACTGGCACAATTTTATTTCTTTCAGTTTTTATAATCGGACTTATGGAGCTTATGCTATTTTTATCTGATATAAAACTATTTGCTTTATTAACATTTGCTTTATTCGGCTTTACAGTAGGGTGCTTCTTCCCGACAACGATGACTATTTTCCAACGACAAGTACCAAAAGATTATCACGGTCGTTTCTTCTCCTTCCGTAATATGATTGACCAAGTGCTATTTCAGGTTGTCTTGCTGTCAACAGGGGCGCTACTTGATTTAATTGGCCTTCAGTGGATGGGGATTACATTTGGTGTATTTAGCTTACTATTAAGCTCTTATTTCCTTATTGTGATTCGTAATAAAAAGATTGAAATGGCTATGTAA
- a CDS encoding DMT family transporter gives MALENRGKGIALVLLAALFWGISGTVSQYLFQTLHMSTEWLTTIRLLCGGIILLTVAYRQQGTRIFHIWRQKADILALIIFGVIGMIGVQYTYLAAINYGNAATATVLQYLGPAIVTAYFIALAKRLPTIKELLAVGFALFGTFLLVTHGNIHSLSISKDAFIWGILSAFGLAFYTIQPIQVLRRWGSMLVVGWGMIIGGIAFSFVHPPWHFEGEWQFSAPFALLFVIVCGTVIAFYSYLESMKYLTPTETSLLACAEPLSAAVTSVLFLGVAFGWIDWLGTFFILGTIAILAIQKKKTIS, from the coding sequence ATGGCATTAGAAAACCGCGGGAAGGGAATTGCACTTGTTCTCCTCGCCGCATTATTTTGGGGCATTTCTGGAACTGTATCTCAGTATTTATTCCAAACGCTACATATGAGTACAGAATGGCTTACAACAATACGTTTACTATGTGGAGGTATTATTTTATTAACGGTAGCTTATCGCCAGCAAGGAACTCGTATTTTTCATATTTGGCGGCAAAAAGCAGATATTCTTGCATTAATTATTTTCGGTGTTATAGGCATGATTGGTGTGCAGTATACATATTTAGCAGCCATTAATTATGGAAATGCAGCAACTGCCACAGTGTTACAATATTTGGGTCCAGCAATTGTCACAGCCTATTTCATCGCTCTGGCAAAACGCCTTCCGACAATAAAGGAGCTTTTAGCTGTCGGTTTTGCATTATTCGGTACATTTTTGCTTGTTACACATGGCAATATTCATTCTTTATCTATTTCTAAGGACGCATTTATTTGGGGAATATTATCTGCATTTGGCCTAGCGTTTTATACGATTCAGCCAATTCAAGTATTGCGTCGTTGGGGCTCTATGCTCGTAGTAGGGTGGGGGATGATTATTGGTGGCATTGCATTTAGCTTCGTTCATCCACCTTGGCATTTTGAAGGGGAATGGCAATTCTCAGCACCTTTTGCTCTATTATTTGTTATTGTATGTGGAACCGTCATAGCTTTTTATAGCTATTTAGAAAGCATGAAATATTTAACACCTACAGAAACAAGCCTACTTGCTTGTGCAGAACCACTATCAGCAGCAGTAACATCTGTGCTATTTTTAGGTGTTGCATTTGGCTGGATTGATTGGTTAGGAACATTTTTCATTTTAGGCACAATTGCGATACTCGCTATACAAAAGAAGAAAACCATTTCCTAG